The Desmonostoc muscorum LEGE 12446 genome includes a region encoding these proteins:
- a CDS encoding lasso peptide biosynthesis B2 protein translates to MKQLSKFIDLAYHKKQLLINTFIVLTLVRLGLWLLSFKTLHQLLLRLSNAKPKCQEKYHISIDKIIWAVEVSSHYMPGVKCLARALTCQFFMSRHGYTSNLCIGVAKGQEGELKAHAWLENQGQVVIGDVADLSNFSQLASFGKEHL, encoded by the coding sequence ATGAAGCAGTTATCTAAATTTATCGACCTAGCTTATCATAAAAAACAACTTTTAATTAACACTTTTATTGTATTGACATTAGTTAGATTAGGTTTATGGTTGCTGTCATTTAAAACCTTGCATCAACTTCTATTAAGGCTAAGTAACGCCAAACCTAAATGCCAAGAAAAATACCACATCTCTATTGACAAAATCATCTGGGCTGTTGAAGTGAGCAGTCATTATATGCCTGGTGTCAAGTGTCTGGCGCGTGCCTTGACTTGCCAGTTTTTCATGAGTCGCCACGGTTATACATCTAATCTCTGCATTGGTGTTGCCAAAGGTCAAGAAGGAGAGTTAAAGGCTCATGCGTGGTTAGAAAATCAGGGACAGGTTGTAATTGGCGATGTTGCAGACCTTTCTAATTTTAGCCAACTGGCATCTTTTGGAAAAGAGCATCTTTAA
- a CDS encoding ABC transporter ATP-binding protein: MKAGKTLRYKIQQSLRILPALRLVWNSSPRLTIALVALLVIQGLLPLLSLYLTKLIVDTIAASVNVADKGAAFNQVLLLLGFFVAITLVTTLCSSLTELVYAAQSQQLTDYMQNILHAKSIEVDLEYYENSEYYDALQRAQKEAPSRPGQILHRLAWLCLSSISLVAMLGLLLSLHWGIGVILFVAAIPALVVRVKYSGIMYHWQRQKTAQERQAGYLSRILTTEQHAKEIRLFDLGSFFSQWYLRLRRQLYQENIAMTKRQSVANLGAQATATTLVFAAYGFIIYQTMQGTIRFGDLVLYYQALQRGQNDLKSLLGGLSGLYEDNLFLANLYEFLDLKPKVVEPSNPKPLPIPMKKGIVFNHVSFQYATTKRQALQDINLTIRPGEVVALVGENGSGKTTLIKLLCRLYDPTFGSITIDGIDLRQFEIAGLRRQISVIFQDYTKYHLTAKENIWLANINLPFNYEKITAAARRSGADDVIRKLPQGYDTILGKLFEQGEELSIGQWQKIALARAFLRDSQLIVLDEPTSALDPKAEEEVFQNFRQLIKNQAAILISHRLSTVRMADCIYVMANGSIIESGTHEELINLGSSYANLFETQAQHYK; this comes from the coding sequence ATGAAAGCAGGCAAAACTTTAAGATATAAAATCCAGCAAAGCTTACGCATTCTGCCTGCGTTGCGCTTAGTTTGGAACAGTAGTCCTCGTTTGACTATTGCTTTGGTTGCACTTTTGGTTATTCAAGGTTTATTGCCTCTACTCTCTCTTTACCTCACCAAACTCATCGTAGATACAATAGCTGCCAGTGTTAATGTTGCCGATAAAGGAGCCGCCTTTAATCAAGTATTACTTTTGCTTGGCTTCTTTGTCGCTATCACCCTAGTAACTACCCTGTGTTCTTCTCTGACTGAACTGGTGTATGCCGCCCAGTCTCAGCAACTCACTGACTACATGCAAAACATCCTCCATGCTAAATCAATTGAGGTAGACCTGGAGTATTATGAAAACTCTGAATACTATGATGCCTTGCAGCGAGCGCAAAAAGAAGCTCCTTCTCGACCGGGGCAAATCCTACATCGTTTGGCATGGCTATGTTTGAGTAGTATCTCTTTGGTGGCGATGCTGGGGTTGCTACTGTCATTGCATTGGGGAATAGGAGTTATCTTATTTGTTGCCGCGATTCCGGCTTTGGTAGTGCGGGTGAAATATTCCGGCATCATGTATCATTGGCAGCGTCAAAAGACAGCCCAGGAACGGCAAGCAGGGTACTTGAGTCGGATACTGACTACAGAGCAACACGCTAAAGAAATTCGCTTGTTTGATTTAGGTTCTTTCTTTAGTCAGTGGTATCTACGCTTGCGGCGCCAACTATATCAGGAAAACATAGCCATGACCAAAAGACAGTCTGTGGCTAATCTTGGTGCCCAAGCAACGGCGACAACTTTAGTTTTTGCTGCCTATGGTTTCATTATTTATCAAACCATGCAAGGCACTATCCGCTTTGGTGACTTAGTACTCTATTACCAGGCATTGCAACGAGGACAAAACGACCTGAAAAGTCTCTTGGGTGGTCTGTCTGGTTTATATGAAGACAATCTATTTCTCGCTAACTTATATGAATTTCTAGACCTGAAACCAAAGGTTGTAGAACCGTCAAATCCGAAACCTCTTCCCATACCAATGAAAAAGGGGATTGTGTTTAATCATGTCAGCTTTCAATATGCAACTACGAAGCGTCAGGCACTTCAGGATATTAATCTGACTATCCGCCCAGGAGAAGTGGTGGCGTTAGTAGGAGAAAACGGCTCCGGTAAGACTACTTTAATTAAGCTTTTGTGTCGCTTATACGATCCGACTTTTGGTAGCATTACCATTGATGGCATAGATTTACGCCAATTTGAAATTGCTGGCCTCCGGCGTCAAATTAGTGTGATTTTTCAAGACTATACGAAATATCATCTGACTGCTAAAGAAAATATTTGGTTGGCAAATATCAATCTGCCATTCAACTACGAAAAAATCACAGCCGCTGCCCGTCGTTCCGGTGCTGATGATGTTATCAGAAAGCTACCTCAAGGTTACGATACCATACTGGGTAAATTGTTTGAACAAGGAGAAGAATTGAGCATCGGTCAGTGGCAAAAAATCGCTTTGGCAAGGGCATTTTTGCGAGATTCACAGTTAATTGTGTTGGATGAACCAACTAGCGCTCTAGACCCGAAAGCCGAAGAAGAAGTGTTTCAGAATTTCCGCCAACTGATTAAAAATCAAGCTGCTATCCTCATCAGCCATCGCTTATCAACCGTCAGAATGGCTGACTGTATCTATGTGATGGCAAACGGTTCAATTATTGAAAGCGGCACCCATGAAGAACTGATAAATCTGGGTAGTAGCTATGCAAACTTGTTTGAAACCCAAGCCCAACACTATAAGTAA